In one Pyxidicoccus xibeiensis genomic region, the following are encoded:
- a CDS encoding 4'-phosphopantetheinyl transferase family protein, with translation MSTVANRLELRPDEVHVWIVEPERINERQLLDAYWNLLDAGERERQRRFRFERHQRQYLVSHALVRLTLSRYAPVAPAAWTFATNAYGRPEVQGEWGTRLRFNLSHTDGMALVAVGTGAELGADVEDAQRHGETVEIADHYFAPSEVKTLRALPPERHRERFFEYWTLKESYIKARGAGLSLPLDQFAFHLEPGQAPRISFDPRMPDAPEAWQFVQLKPSERHQAAVAVRRARGQPLSVRWQFTVPLAGDTQPPRFQVA, from the coding sequence ATGTCGACCGTTGCCAACCGACTGGAGCTCCGTCCGGACGAAGTCCACGTGTGGATTGTCGAGCCGGAGCGCATCAACGAGCGGCAGCTGCTGGACGCCTACTGGAACCTGCTGGATGCGGGGGAGCGCGAGCGGCAGCGCCGCTTCCGCTTCGAGCGGCACCAGCGGCAGTACCTGGTGAGTCACGCGCTCGTGCGGCTGACGCTGTCGCGCTACGCGCCGGTGGCCCCCGCGGCGTGGACGTTCGCGACCAACGCGTACGGGCGGCCGGAGGTGCAGGGCGAGTGGGGCACCCGGCTGCGCTTCAACCTGTCGCACACCGACGGCATGGCGCTGGTGGCGGTGGGCACGGGCGCCGAGCTGGGGGCCGACGTGGAGGACGCGCAGCGCCACGGCGAGACGGTGGAGATTGCCGACCACTACTTCGCGCCCTCGGAGGTGAAGACGCTGCGGGCGCTGCCGCCGGAGCGCCACCGCGAGCGCTTCTTCGAGTACTGGACGCTGAAGGAGTCCTACATCAAGGCGCGCGGGGCGGGGCTGTCGCTCCCGTTGGACCAGTTCGCCTTCCACCTGGAGCCGGGGCAGGCGCCGCGCATCAGCTTCGACCCGCGCATGCCGGACGCGCCGGAGGCGTGGCAGTTCGTGCAGCTCAAGCCGTCCGAGCGGCACCAGGCGGCGGTGGCGGTGCGGCGGGCGCGCGGCCAGCCGCTCTCCGTGCGCTGGCAGTTCACCGTGCCGCTGGCCGGGGACACCCAGCCGCCCCGCTTCCAGGTGGCGTGA
- a CDS encoding thioesterase II family protein has protein sequence MRSANAPSPTPPDRWFPTRKPLPDPRLRLFCLPFAGGSAAIYNGWGAGMPVGVELCPVQLPGRERRLMEKPIDNLPALVDALLPVLAPLLDRPFAFFGYSMGSRISLELTRRLQLRNGPMPRGLILAASSPPRVNDREPIHHLPEAEFIAHLRKYDGTPEEILQHRELLELLLPTLRADFGLAWWENGNHAVKLDVPISAMGAVDDKHVPVEKLETWREETSSADFRVRTFEGGHFFIRQKQDALLAAVREDLQRWMAPAP, from the coding sequence ATGCGAAGCGCCAACGCCCCGAGTCCGACTCCCCCTGATCGCTGGTTCCCCACCCGGAAGCCGCTGCCGGACCCGCGCCTGCGGCTGTTCTGCCTGCCCTTCGCTGGCGGCAGCGCGGCCATCTACAACGGCTGGGGCGCCGGCATGCCCGTGGGCGTGGAGCTGTGCCCGGTGCAGCTCCCCGGCCGCGAGCGGCGGCTGATGGAGAAGCCCATCGACAACCTCCCGGCGCTGGTGGACGCGCTGCTGCCGGTGCTCGCGCCGCTGCTGGACCGGCCCTTCGCCTTCTTCGGCTACAGCATGGGCTCGCGCATCTCCCTGGAGCTCACGCGGCGCCTGCAGCTGCGCAACGGCCCCATGCCGCGCGGCCTCATCCTGGCCGCCTCCAGCCCGCCGCGAGTGAATGACCGCGAGCCCATCCACCACCTGCCGGAGGCGGAGTTCATCGCCCACCTGCGCAAGTACGACGGCACGCCGGAGGAGATCCTCCAGCACCGCGAGCTGCTGGAGCTGCTGCTGCCCACGCTGCGCGCGGACTTCGGGCTGGCCTGGTGGGAGAACGGCAACCACGCCGTGAAGCTCGACGTCCCCATCTCCGCCATGGGCGCCGTGGATGACAAGCACGTCCCGGTGGAGAAGCTGGAGACGTGGCGCGAGGAGACCTCGAGCGCCGACTTCCGCGTGCGCACCTTCGAGGGCGGCCACTTCTTCATCCGCCAGAAGCAGGACGCGCTGCTCGCCGCCGTGCGCGAGGACCTGCAGCGGTGGATGGCCCCGGCGCCCTGA